Proteins encoded together in one Paenibacillus sp. J23TS9 window:
- a CDS encoding transcription initiation factor TFIID → MDQLLERFAAGYAADQDKLSGKGDDQSSIHYPAVFLFIGDKAADAIEPMMSINQKKWDNSAGVMYFHVGTGAADRKVPAYGDSRQPHTPAGADSSRLYNREGSAESAQRLNRFVLTSAPADGDAKSLRKELYQSFYRDEQQLYGLNRALRQLSYDIADYGRLYSSFDRIHLSVITRVDDPLNVFITEISLLAESIFSQSFKSVQMDLYVLISEREQMEAFGYGSSAGVAFLRELELMQSPDFNFSARLHVTEDGLSIPVTHQPAPLFDLVYVLSDKNERGISAAGGLRDSYEIICHLSLLKNRKQKESHYDMNSGGYNNTSFKNNIMTESGRQGYISAGFSRVKRPNESIAHAVLYHFYSGLLQRMKNLPEWGMKEKMSFFGLDQAAVSERAGRLVPDSTKITEMTGMMTHPVSYASLKRMTLREAEAALFGGGSEAYFQGNYVQESAHKLQQMEAGEELRALIRRRLREPSGIGVFGIADWTDEKNGAGSVLEAVQSRIRDLSAHLDSERSQLANYYEERVEEQPFPKRPLMEKHNVRSFIRFFFETVYQRKLELLLLETELKLYRRYESELVRIHVEYKHKALELTELQGTLLNAARASIRTADDYIGQNIMEYYGVVTEELMRDLESRRGADIFFEERFMGSFTELLDEGRERILARLIEVCRRELLDAEAFDQTFEEELLNRANVTTEYSNRQVLSKEELFKKLYRTLEENAVINARLLEYTQEHRYEEKYFFGDAESEFIRYASTADETSRIYKLGVVHEKRSSGVEKLNIMGGFHLEDLMYYRNGRVYYETYVQNGYEFHGIEAERLPELR, encoded by the coding sequence ATGGACCAATTATTGGAACGGTTTGCCGCAGGCTATGCCGCCGATCAGGATAAGCTGTCAGGCAAGGGGGATGATCAGAGCAGTATCCATTACCCGGCCGTGTTTCTCTTCATCGGCGATAAGGCGGCGGATGCGATCGAACCCATGATGAGCATTAATCAGAAAAAGTGGGATAATAGCGCCGGCGTGATGTACTTTCATGTCGGAACCGGGGCGGCCGATCGGAAAGTTCCCGCCTATGGCGATTCCAGGCAGCCTCACACTCCCGCAGGAGCAGACAGCTCCAGATTGTATAACAGGGAAGGTTCTGCAGAGTCGGCACAGCGGCTGAACCGCTTCGTCCTTACCTCCGCCCCGGCTGATGGGGATGCGAAATCACTGCGGAAGGAACTGTATCAGTCCTTTTACCGCGATGAGCAGCAGCTCTATGGGCTTAACCGCGCACTGCGGCAGCTCAGCTACGATATAGCGGACTACGGCCGGCTGTATTCGTCGTTTGACCGTATACATCTCTCTGTCATTACGCGGGTCGACGACCCGCTTAATGTGTTCATAACGGAAATTTCGCTGCTTGCCGAGTCTATTTTCAGCCAGTCTTTCAAATCGGTCCAGATGGATTTGTATGTGCTGATCAGCGAACGGGAGCAAATGGAGGCTTTCGGATACGGCAGCTCGGCAGGGGTTGCTTTTTTGAGAGAACTCGAACTGATGCAAAGTCCTGATTTTAACTTCTCAGCCCGTCTGCATGTCACGGAGGATGGCCTGTCCATACCAGTGACGCATCAGCCAGCCCCTTTGTTTGACCTGGTATATGTGCTTTCCGACAAAAACGAGCGTGGTATTTCGGCAGCTGGCGGCCTGCGTGACAGCTATGAAATTATTTGCCATCTGAGCCTGTTGAAGAACCGCAAGCAGAAGGAAAGTCATTACGACATGAACAGCGGAGGATATAACAACACCTCCTTCAAAAATAATATCATGACCGAATCCGGACGGCAGGGTTATATCTCTGCCGGATTCTCCCGGGTCAAGCGTCCGAATGAATCCATTGCCCACGCGGTGCTGTATCATTTTTACAGCGGTCTGCTGCAGCGGATGAAGAATCTGCCGGAGTGGGGAATGAAGGAGAAAATGTCGTTCTTCGGCCTGGATCAGGCTGCCGTATCGGAGAGGGCAGGGAGACTTGTGCCCGACAGCACTAAAATCACGGAAATGACCGGTATGATGACTCATCCGGTAAGCTACGCTTCTTTGAAGCGGATGACCCTGCGCGAGGCGGAAGCAGCACTCTTCGGCGGCGGCTCTGAGGCTTACTTCCAAGGCAACTATGTGCAGGAATCCGCACATAAGCTTCAGCAGATGGAAGCCGGAGAGGAACTGCGGGCATTGATCCGCCGCCGTCTGCGCGAGCCTTCCGGTATCGGTGTTTTCGGAATTGCCGATTGGACCGATGAGAAGAATGGCGCGGGGAGTGTACTCGAAGCGGTACAGAGCCGCATTCGTGATCTGTCGGCTCACTTGGATTCCGAGCGATCACAGCTGGCGAATTACTATGAGGAACGAGTCGAGGAGCAGCCATTTCCGAAGCGGCCGCTGATGGAGAAGCACAATGTCCGCAGCTTTATCCGTTTCTTTTTTGAAACGGTGTACCAGCGGAAGCTGGAACTCCTCCTGCTTGAAACCGAACTCAAGCTGTATCGCCGTTACGAGTCGGAGCTTGTAAGGATTCATGTGGAGTATAAACATAAGGCGCTGGAGCTTACGGAACTGCAGGGTACGCTCCTGAATGCAGCCCGGGCGAGCATCCGGACGGCCGACGATTACATCGGGCAGAATATTATGGAATATTACGGCGTGGTCACGGAAGAACTGATGCGTGATCTGGAATCCCGGCGTGGTGCCGATATCTTTTTCGAGGAACGGTTTATGGGAAGCTTCACTGAGCTTCTGGATGAAGGCAGGGAGCGGATACTGGCACGGCTGATCGAAGTATGCCGGAGGGAACTGCTTGATGCGGAAGCTTTTGACCAGACCTTTGAAGAAGAGCTGCTGAACCGTGCAAATGTCACCACGGAATACAGCAACAGACAGGTTCTGTCGAAGGAAGAGCTGTTCAAAAAGCTATACCGGACCCTGGAAGAGAATGCGGTCATCAATGCGCGTCTACTTGAATATACGCAAGAGCACCGTTATGAAGAGAAATATTTCTTCGGCGATGCGGAAAGCGAATTTATAAGGTATGCGTCAACGGCAGACGAGACCTCCCGCATATACAAGCTGGGTGTTGTTCATGAGAAGCGAAGCAGCGGCGTGGAGAAGCTGAACATCATGGGCGGGTTTCATTTGGAGGATCTGATGTATTACCGCAATGGTAGGGTCTACTATGAAACGTATGTCCAGAACGGCTATGAATTTCACGGTATTGAGGCTGAACGGCTGCCGGAGCTACGGTGA
- a CDS encoding tubulin-like doman-containing protein → MKPVVREHIQQLDVSLGGGIVSEKIRVDTIDNPILIIGLGGTGIDALLRLKYQINRRFKLPEDPLSKKKMEKPSNVEFLAFETNEQDRNKRYKGVGLDSINEFVLLSNAEIGGLLQNRSILEPYVTDWLSPELSITDGMNGAAGVRQAGRLLLFTKINQVVQAIDKKIKTLSVGTNKKLMVFLLTGLSGGTGSGCFLDIAYIVRGIIERDHGSAGIDRVNTLGYLFTPDVNLSNKSLSEHTREYIKKNGYAALKELDYWMNVDARSERFKQQYGNILNVNSPLPPFNLCHLISATNTEGKLLENAYDYCMNVTAENITNFMASEEKQSGEEFAIHDYISNIRTNIAQMNKAYPANYDYNIIGASSAVLPIEEMTTYLAFRLFGKMETMFEKAPSQEDVEKFARKLGIDLDTMMKTFESRVPEPLPGYQNSERLSYTNVVKNQVINMDTELEQNFLARAREEYIKAKKQLPGEVVEQFSDQIRRIFLHPEQGPFYVSRLLYTEKGFCLLKMLLSYIEALRENLTRIPRDIEAAREQANDRLGDAKSAFVSKDKKKNVYIEAKINEYWLMADVERTEQMIEFYEDLYDLLNQENNRIYNVYTEILNALNAIFAKNGDILLSGEEQQDHKGNKTYYWNIVSVPDISKVINKMMEQKDVEDLIRDFSQELLQHSNQWIKEQEIDIISSISDFLTEKFGDLITKSMEDFLIMKFGQEESIEKFVERNIASKLDEEAVPVFHLSNSAGNLYFPSWGFVSVPVQAPSILKGIRNYQNNSVGKSHFTVKESEVKNRIFWLNTKNGVPLFVYTPLKVFEESYERTILDKEGIGRHLVQTDRANWTYLPSPIPEKSWGETYVNPRVQGYNARVRSEFEQAFTYKIIVQKDIDQNTSNRYAVIHTKPFDLNEVLRAYDMQLNTAKPNLGEVKRAATELKRLLEGGLERESTKDIFGSINEDLAKENLIRSPEQITRVRAELAKYQAIAAKLQELDMVISQNQDEEKWLDHFIEAMYTGTITKKGALYVYDRDPEEESWEPFANLMKSVNYVEYEVYKHFRGLDEKSRSTLLRKAARRDNDMTASEDISALLSKLEELAETFLDARDRLEYEKVELADGEERHQFYKQVSSKLNDIRRRLK, encoded by the coding sequence ATGAAACCGGTAGTAAGAGAACATATACAGCAGCTTGATGTATCACTCGGCGGAGGAATTGTCAGCGAGAAGATTCGGGTCGATACGATCGACAACCCGATTCTCATCATTGGCCTTGGAGGTACGGGTATCGATGCGCTGCTTCGTCTGAAATACCAGATCAACCGTCGCTTCAAGCTGCCTGAGGATCCGCTCTCCAAAAAGAAAATGGAGAAGCCGTCCAACGTGGAGTTCCTGGCTTTTGAAACGAACGAGCAGGACCGGAACAAGCGTTATAAAGGCGTTGGGCTGGATTCTATCAATGAATTCGTTCTTCTCTCCAATGCGGAAATCGGCGGCCTGCTGCAGAACCGCAGCATTTTGGAGCCGTATGTTACAGACTGGCTGTCTCCGGAGCTCAGCATTACCGACGGCATGAACGGCGCGGCCGGCGTGCGTCAGGCGGGACGGTTGCTCTTGTTCACCAAGATCAATCAGGTGGTGCAGGCCATTGATAAAAAAATTAAAACCTTGTCCGTAGGCACCAACAAAAAGCTGATGGTGTTTCTGCTGACCGGTCTGTCCGGTGGTACGGGCAGCGGCTGCTTCCTCGACATCGCCTATATCGTACGCGGCATTATCGAGCGCGACCACGGCTCGGCAGGGATTGACCGCGTCAATACGCTCGGCTATTTGTTTACGCCGGATGTGAACCTGTCGAACAAGAGTCTGAGCGAACATACGCGAGAATACATTAAGAAAAACGGCTATGCCGCGCTGAAAGAGCTTGACTACTGGATGAACGTGGATGCCCGCAGCGAGCGCTTCAAGCAGCAGTACGGCAATATTTTGAACGTGAACTCTCCGCTGCCGCCATTTAATCTGTGTCATTTGATCTCGGCAACGAACACCGAAGGCAAGCTGCTGGAGAACGCGTATGACTACTGCATGAACGTAACCGCAGAGAATATCACGAACTTTATGGCCAGCGAGGAAAAGCAGTCGGGCGAGGAATTCGCGATCCATGATTATATCAGCAACATTCGTACGAATATTGCACAGATGAACAAGGCGTATCCGGCGAACTATGATTACAACATTATCGGGGCATCCTCCGCGGTGCTGCCGATTGAAGAAATGACGACTTATCTGGCATTCCGTCTGTTCGGCAAAATGGAAACGATGTTCGAGAAGGCACCAAGCCAGGAGGATGTGGAGAAATTTGCCCGCAAGCTGGGCATTGATCTCGACACGATGATGAAGACCTTCGAATCGCGCGTGCCTGAGCCGCTGCCGGGTTATCAGAACAGTGAACGTCTGAGCTACACCAACGTGGTGAAAAATCAGGTCATCAACATGGACACAGAGCTGGAACAAAATTTCTTGGCTCGTGCCCGTGAAGAATACATCAAGGCGAAGAAGCAGCTGCCGGGCGAGGTCGTGGAGCAGTTCAGCGACCAGATCCGCCGCATTTTCCTGCATCCGGAACAAGGGCCGTTCTATGTATCGCGTCTGTTGTATACGGAAAAAGGCTTCTGTCTCCTGAAAATGCTGCTGTCCTACATCGAAGCGCTGCGTGAGAATCTGACCCGCATTCCGCGTGATATTGAAGCGGCAAGAGAGCAGGCGAACGACCGGCTAGGTGATGCGAAAAGCGCTTTTGTATCCAAGGATAAAAAGAAGAATGTCTACATTGAGGCCAAAATCAATGAATATTGGCTGATGGCGGATGTGGAACGCACAGAGCAGATGATCGAGTTCTACGAAGATCTGTATGATCTTTTGAACCAGGAAAACAATCGCATTTATAATGTATATACCGAAATTCTGAACGCTCTGAACGCGATTTTCGCCAAAAACGGAGATATTCTCTTGAGCGGCGAAGAACAGCAGGATCATAAAGGCAACAAAACCTACTACTGGAACATTGTCAGCGTGCCGGATATTTCCAAGGTCATCAACAAGATGATGGAGCAGAAGGACGTGGAGGATTTGATCCGCGACTTTTCCCAGGAGCTGCTGCAGCACTCCAATCAGTGGATCAAAGAACAGGAAATCGACATCATCAGCTCGATCTCGGATTTCCTGACAGAGAAATTCGGAGATCTGATAACGAAATCCATGGAGGATTTCCTGATCATGAAGTTTGGCCAGGAGGAGTCCATCGAGAAGTTCGTGGAACGCAATATTGCCAGCAAGCTGGATGAGGAGGCCGTACCGGTATTCCATCTCAGCAACAGCGCGGGTAACCTGTACTTCCCTTCATGGGGCTTTGTGTCTGTACCGGTTCAAGCTCCGAGCATTCTGAAGGGGATCCGGAACTACCAGAACAATTCCGTCGGCAAATCGCATTTTACCGTGAAGGAAAGCGAAGTGAAGAACCGGATTTTCTGGCTGAATACGAAAAACGGGGTACCGCTCTTCGTCTACACGCCGCTGAAGGTGTTCGAAGAAAGCTACGAGCGCACCATTCTCGACAAGGAAGGCATTGGACGTCACCTGGTGCAAACCGACCGTGCGAACTGGACGTATCTGCCTTCACCAATTCCGGAAAAATCCTGGGGCGAGACCTACGTCAATCCGCGGGTTCAAGGTTACAATGCCCGTGTCCGTTCGGAATTCGAACAGGCATTTACCTACAAGATTATTGTGCAAAAGGATATCGACCAGAATACGAGCAACCGCTATGCAGTGATTCATACCAAGCCGTTTGATCTGAATGAAGTTCTGCGAGCTTATGATATGCAGCTGAACACGGCCAAGCCGAATCTGGGCGAGGTGAAGCGTGCAGCAACCGAGTTGAAGCGACTGCTTGAAGGCGGACTGGAAAGAGAGAGCACGAAGGATATCTTCGGCAGCATCAACGAAGACTTGGCGAAGGAGAATCTGATCCGTTCACCGGAACAGATTACGCGTGTTCGCGCCGAGCTGGCCAAGTATCAGGCGATTGCAGCCAAGCTGCAGGAGCTGGATATGGTCATCAGCCAGAACCAGGACGAAGAGAAGTGGCTGGATCATTTCATTGAAGCGATGTACACCGGTACGATTACCAAAAAAGGCGCGCTGTACGTATACGACCGGGATCCTGAAGAAGAGTCCTGGGAGCCCTTTGCGAACCTTATGAAGAGCGTCAATTACGTGGAGTACGAGGTCTACAAGCATTTCCGCGGACTGGACGAGAAGAGCCGGAGCACTCTGCTGCGCAAAGCTGCTCGCCGTGATAATGATATGACGGCTTCCGAGGACATTTCGGCGCTGCTTTCCAAGCTGGAAGAACTGGCTGAAACGTTCCTTGATGCGCGTGACCGCCTGGAATACGAGAAGGTTGAGCTGGCGGACGGGGAAGAACGTCATCAGTTCTACAAGCAGGTGTCTTCCAAATTAAATGACATTCGCAGAAGGTTGAAATAA
- a CDS encoding VWA domain-containing protein has product MLHKNKIALCLLLVVLLILPLSGKGVSAAAAQQSSHIDAVLVMDASNSMKASDPNQISGEAMKMFIDMLSTQGDKVGIVSYTDKIQREKALLEIQSEADKTDLKQFIDQLDRGAYTDISVGVKEAVKVLKQGAEKGHEPMIVVLADGNNALDPKSGRTESQSDQELSQSVQEAKAEGIPIYTIGLNADGKLNKNALAKLSDQTGGKSFSTSSADDLPQILSEIFASHQKLKIVPVTAITANGSYQEVTINVPNANVLEANISMISSSPVDVKLTDPSGKEQQIPSANVLRSKSKTYSLLKLLKPEQGDWKLQVKGVPKDKIDINLIFNYDLELDMDPLPSTTVKKGDSIDINAYLVSNGQKLQNNGLYNNMSAKLIVKDLDSGDTKEVKLTNKGDHFVGSYTVEEKHQYELRARAEDKSFYRETKPVTINAKAAGAGSAQTPAPSKEDKKPFPVWPVVIGVIAFAVLAAAAYFILGAVRKANKGFVGQMVVEIRDENTGEKTYPQYKKLTAFKGKFNLHQLLQLAPELKETDKVIFTPGKNDRLMIKNGSACMVEKSGRAVDASRGAELKSGDRLSVSLPQVDKTILIEYLV; this is encoded by the coding sequence ATGCTTCATAAAAATAAAATAGCACTATGTCTTCTGCTGGTTGTCCTGTTGATCCTGCCGCTAAGCGGCAAAGGGGTCTCCGCTGCGGCTGCGCAGCAGTCCTCTCATATCGACGCCGTGCTGGTTATGGATGCAAGTAACTCCATGAAAGCCAGTGACCCGAACCAGATCAGCGGCGAAGCGATGAAAATGTTCATCGACATGCTCTCGACGCAGGGAGACAAGGTAGGAATCGTCTCCTATACCGATAAAATCCAGCGGGAGAAAGCGCTGCTGGAAATTCAGTCCGAAGCGGACAAAACCGATCTCAAGCAGTTCATTGACCAGCTTGACCGCGGGGCATACACGGATATTTCCGTAGGTGTCAAGGAAGCGGTTAAGGTGTTGAAGCAGGGGGCGGAAAAGGGCCACGAGCCGATGATCGTCGTCCTGGCGGATGGCAATAATGCACTCGATCCGAAATCGGGCAGAACAGAGTCGCAGTCCGATCAGGAGCTCAGTCAATCTGTGCAGGAGGCGAAAGCCGAAGGGATTCCGATTTATACCATCGGCCTGAATGCGGACGGCAAGCTGAACAAGAATGCGCTGGCGAAGCTCTCGGATCAGACCGGGGGCAAATCCTTCTCGACCAGTTCAGCGGATGATCTGCCGCAAATTTTGAGTGAGATCTTCGCGAGTCACCAGAAGCTCAAGATTGTGCCTGTGACCGCAATTACTGCCAATGGCAGCTATCAGGAAGTAACGATAAACGTACCCAATGCGAACGTGCTGGAAGCGAATATTTCCATGATTTCCTCCAGTCCCGTTGATGTGAAGCTGACCGATCCGTCGGGGAAGGAACAGCAGATTCCATCAGCGAATGTGCTCCGTTCCAAATCGAAGACCTATTCCCTGCTCAAGCTTTTGAAGCCCGAGCAGGGCGATTGGAAGCTGCAGGTCAAGGGTGTTCCAAAGGATAAAATCGACATTAATCTGATCTTTAACTATGATCTTGAGCTGGACATGGATCCGCTGCCCTCCACTACGGTGAAGAAAGGCGATTCCATCGACATCAATGCCTATCTTGTCAGCAATGGTCAAAAGCTGCAGAATAACGGGCTTTACAATAACATGAGCGCGAAGCTGATCGTCAAGGATCTCGATTCCGGGGATACGAAAGAAGTGAAGCTCACGAATAAAGGAGATCATTTTGTAGGCTCCTACACCGTGGAAGAGAAACATCAGTACGAGCTGAGAGCCCGTGCCGAGGATAAAAGCTTTTACCGCGAAACCAAGCCGGTGACGATCAATGCGAAAGCTGCTGGTGCAGGAAGCGCGCAGACACCTGCACCAAGCAAGGAAGATAAGAAACCATTTCCTGTATGGCCCGTAGTGATTGGAGTAATTGCTTTCGCGGTATTGGCAGCTGCAGCCTACTTTATTCTTGGGGCGGTCCGAAAGGCGAATAAAGGCTTTGTCGGCCAAATGGTGGTGGAAATCCGCGACGAAAACACCGGGGAGAAAACATATCCGCAGTACAAAAAGTTGACTGCCTTCAAAGGCAAGTTTAATCTGCATCAGCTGCTCCAGCTGGCACCGGAATTGAAAGAAACAGATAAGGTCATCTTTACGCCAGGAAAAAATGATCGTTTGATGATAAAGAACGGCTCAGCCTGCATGGTTGAGAAATCGGGCCGAGCGGTGGATGCTTCCCGCGGAGCCGAGCTGAAAAGCGGTGACCGTCTCAGCGTGTCGCTGCCGCAGGTGGATAAGACAATATTAATCGAATACTTGGTTTAA
- a CDS encoding Ig-like domain-containing protein, which yields MHKKLQKMLVMSLVMVLCMAYSGVTWAATTADLSKLVLSKSRVTLEIGDTASVTATGVYKDNSTENVTIKASWSSKNEAVATVYNGTITAVGEGSSTISVVYGSETESVQVNVTKKVKALTVADPQKKLELKLSDNPTIHLTATYTDNSTDTDASNKAEWTVDDSSVVSVVNGEVKPIGSGTATITATYGKQTVSIPVSVELVKRLDPSETKVSMLVSEKKTVQITLKATYPDGEVKDDVAAQAEWSTSNAEVADVIKGEITAYGPGSATITAKYGTQTATVQVDVDKTIRLQASEQNIFLHTNETLKNPIKLEAVYPDKDPVDITKDAVWTSNNEKVAFVKQGAVTANAPGAAVITAKYGDKSVTINVDVDVPRHLDMLEEVALSLTGTKTQQLELTATYANGQTEKVQNKAEWKSSKDDIVYVSNGLLTAYKKGQADITATYGGVTVTTHVAVDIPLKVELSSKKVSLKVNGTYAASLVLDYGADKPSEQLTDKVDWSSNKEEIAKVDDKGIVTGVSSGTATITAKYESKTYTMTVEVGLVSELTSPQSLIIMSTGDKKTIDLSAVNDPESAEGLNKRATWKSSSPAVASVDGEGVVTGMKSGKATITAEYGGKKVTVTVEVDVISKIDADVDFVALKTAGKAKEKTANVTVTVTFSDGSTKDVSDKAEWSTSNYKIASVLKGKITAISSGKTSISAKYGNKTVRIPVEVDILKYLQTNEVSLNMSVGQTVNLVATATYNDGSESDVSTPALWKSSRILSATVKDGVVKATGKGKATITVSFGGKSTRVIVTVK from the coding sequence TTGCATAAGAAGCTTCAAAAGATGCTTGTCATGTCGCTGGTTATGGTGCTGTGCATGGCATATTCCGGAGTCACTTGGGCGGCTACAACGGCCGATTTGTCCAAGCTGGTTCTCTCAAAATCCCGGGTTACACTGGAGATTGGCGATACGGCATCTGTGACGGCGACGGGCGTTTATAAAGATAACTCAACTGAAAATGTGACGATAAAAGCAAGCTGGAGCAGCAAAAACGAAGCTGTGGCCACCGTATATAACGGTACCATTACCGCAGTAGGGGAAGGCAGCTCGACCATTTCGGTCGTTTATGGCAGTGAAACCGAATCGGTTCAAGTCAACGTAACGAAGAAGGTCAAGGCACTTACAGTAGCGGACCCTCAGAAGAAGCTTGAACTGAAGCTGAGCGACAACCCGACCATTCATCTGACTGCAACCTATACGGATAACTCTACAGATACGGATGCTTCGAACAAGGCTGAATGGACTGTGGACGACAGCAGCGTGGTCTCGGTTGTGAATGGCGAGGTAAAACCGATTGGTTCCGGTACGGCAACCATCACGGCTACCTATGGCAAGCAAACGGTATCCATTCCGGTGAGCGTGGAACTGGTGAAACGCCTGGATCCAAGCGAGACGAAAGTGTCTATGCTGGTCAGTGAAAAGAAAACCGTACAAATTACCCTGAAGGCAACCTATCCTGACGGGGAGGTAAAGGATGATGTAGCCGCACAAGCCGAATGGTCTACGAGCAATGCGGAAGTAGCGGATGTGATTAAAGGTGAAATTACGGCTTATGGACCGGGATCGGCAACGATTACGGCCAAATACGGCACTCAAACAGCAACTGTACAGGTGGATGTTGATAAGACCATCCGTTTGCAGGCAAGCGAACAAAATATTTTCCTGCATACCAATGAAACGCTTAAAAATCCGATCAAGCTGGAAGCTGTTTATCCCGATAAAGATCCGGTAGATATTACAAAAGACGCAGTGTGGACGTCCAACAACGAGAAAGTGGCCTTCGTTAAGCAGGGCGCAGTTACTGCAAACGCTCCTGGCGCTGCAGTCATTACAGCCAAATACGGGGATAAGAGCGTAACGATCAACGTGGATGTTGACGTTCCGCGCCATCTCGATATGTTAGAGGAAGTAGCACTCAGTCTTACAGGCACGAAAACCCAGCAGCTTGAATTGACTGCTACCTATGCGAACGGCCAAACCGAGAAAGTACAGAATAAAGCGGAATGGAAATCCAGCAAGGATGATATTGTCTATGTTTCGAATGGACTGTTGACCGCCTACAAAAAAGGCCAAGCGGACATTACTGCCACTTACGGTGGTGTAACCGTGACAACACATGTAGCGGTGGACATCCCGCTGAAGGTCGAGCTTTCTTCGAAAAAGGTTTCTTTGAAAGTGAACGGAACATACGCAGCAAGCCTTGTGCTCGATTACGGAGCGGACAAGCCTTCGGAGCAGCTGACAGATAAAGTCGACTGGAGCTCCAATAAGGAAGAAATCGCGAAAGTGGACGACAAGGGCATCGTCACAGGTGTTAGCTCAGGAACCGCCACGATTACAGCCAAGTATGAGAGCAAGACGTATACGATGACGGTTGAAGTGGGCTTGGTCAGTGAGCTGACTTCCCCGCAAAGTCTGATCATTATGTCCACCGGGGATAAAAAGACCATTGATTTATCGGCTGTGAACGATCCCGAGTCGGCGGAAGGCCTTAACAAAAGAGCAACCTGGAAGTCCAGCAGCCCTGCAGTGGCGAGTGTGGACGGCGAGGGTGTAGTTACGGGTATGAAGAGCGGTAAGGCAACCATTACGGCGGAATACGGCGGCAAGAAGGTCACGGTTACTGTCGAGGTTGATGTGATTTCAAAGATTGATGCAGATGTAGATTTCGTTGCGCTAAAAACGGCTGGCAAAGCCAAAGAAAAAACAGCGAATGTTACCGTAACCGTAACCTTCAGTGACGGTTCTACCAAGGACGTCAGCGACAAAGCGGAATGGAGCACTTCGAATTACAAGATCGCTTCCGTACTAAAAGGTAAAATTACGGCTATCTCCAGCGGGAAAACGTCGATCAGTGCCAAGTATGGTAACAAAACCGTACGGATTCCGGTGGAAGTGGATATTCTGAAATATCTGCAAACGAATGAAGTCAGCTTAAATATGAGCGTTGGTCAAACGGTCAACCTGGTAGCAACCGCCACGTATAATGACGGAAGCGAATCAGATGTCTCCACACCTGCGCTGTGGAAATCCTCGCGCATCCTGTCCGCAACCGTGAAAGACGGTGTGGTCAAAGCGACAGGCAAAGGTAAAGCAACGATTACAGTCAGCTTCGGTGGCAAATCCACGCGCGTGATCGTAACGGTGAAATAA
- a CDS encoding serine hydrolase, producing the protein MITTDHPITGRADALIREHFGSKFPLTLTIGILENGNQYYWGHGQPQGFDYSSAIYEAASITKVFMTTLLYILEQQGNLKLTDTIGKYIPECASNRKISSITLEQLGEHTSGLPRLPAGLKSVMTDKLNPYQHYTEEHLLKDLLKCRPAAPGNFEYSNLGAGLLGYILTRCTGHNLEELVREMVCGPLFMEDTVFGLSPSQQQRQLPVYTANGKEMPYWDFGVLAGAGGLRTTARDLLQFAKANAGMGAASVTSAMKATQLPRHRIRRYDEVGMGWMIRTGVYHDRMHWHNGGTYGSSSFIGFHREKNMAVIVLSNNGSFALRPFSRLRAQKRHVDEIGLELLRSMTKTID; encoded by the coding sequence ATGATCACAACAGACCACCCGATAACGGGCAGAGCCGACGCACTGATACGGGAGCATTTTGGCAGCAAATTCCCGTTAACTCTCACGATCGGCATTCTGGAAAATGGGAACCAGTATTACTGGGGCCATGGTCAGCCGCAGGGCTTCGATTATTCATCAGCCATTTATGAAGCGGCCTCGATTACTAAGGTTTTCATGACAACACTGCTTTACATTCTCGAACAGCAGGGCAATCTGAAGCTGACTGACACCATCGGCAAATACATACCTGAATGTGCTTCCAATCGTAAAATCAGCTCGATAACCCTCGAACAGCTCGGAGAGCATACATCCGGGCTACCCCGTCTTCCTGCCGGACTGAAATCCGTCATGACGGACAAGCTTAATCCCTACCAGCATTACACAGAGGAGCATCTGCTCAAGGATCTGCTTAAATGCCGGCCAGCTGCACCTGGAAACTTCGAATACTCCAATCTTGGTGCAGGCCTGCTCGGCTATATCCTGACACGCTGCACCGGCCATAATCTGGAGGAGCTGGTGCGGGAAATGGTATGCGGACCACTCTTTATGGAGGATACGGTGTTCGGATTGAGCCCATCTCAGCAGCAAAGACAGCTTCCCGTGTATACTGCGAATGGTAAAGAGATGCCTTACTGGGATTTTGGCGTTCTGGCAGGGGCCGGGGGCCTGCGCACCACTGCCAGGGACCTGCTGCAGTTCGCCAAGGCGAACGCGGGCATGGGGGCTGCATCCGTGACGTCGGCCATGAAAGCGACCCAACTGCCGAGGCATCGTATCCGCCGGTATGACGAAGTTGGAATGGGATGGATGATCCGGACCGGTGTCTATCACGACCGGATGCACTGGCATAACGGCGGCACCTACGGCTCAAGCAGCTTTATCGGTTTTCACAGGGAGAAGAATATGGCGGTCATTGTTCTCTCCAACAACGGCAGCTTTGCGCTCAGGCCCTTTTCCAGGCTCCGTGCCCAGAAAAGACATGTCGATGAAATTGGGCTTGAGCTGCTCAGATCCATGACCAAAACGATCGATTAA